One stretch of Nomascus leucogenys isolate Asia chromosome 9, Asia_NLE_v1, whole genome shotgun sequence DNA includes these proteins:
- the TNNT2 gene encoding troponin T, cardiac muscle isoform X3: protein MSDTEEVVEEYEEEEQEEAAVEEEEDWREDEDEQEEAAEEDPEAEAETEETRAEEDGEEEEVKEAEDGPMEESKPKPRSFMPNLVPPKIPDGERVDFDDIHRKRMEKDLNELQALIEAHFENRKKEEEELVSLKDRIERRRAERAEQQRIRNEREKERQNRLAEERARREEEENRRKAEDEARKKKALSNMMHFGGYIQKAQTERKSGKRQTEREKKKKILAERRKVLAIDHLNEDQLREKAKELWQSIYNLEAEKFDLQEKFKQQKYEINVLRNRINDNQKVSKTRGKAKVTGRWK from the exons ATGTCTGACACGGAAGAGGTGGTGGAAGAGTACGAGGAGGA GGAGCAGGAAG AAGCAGCTGTTGAAG AAGAGGAGGACTGGAGAGAGGACGAAGACG AGCAGGAGGAGGCAGCGGAAGAGGATCCTGAAGCAGAGGCTGAGACCGAGGAGACCAGGGCAGAAG AAgatggagaagaagaggaagtgaAGGAGGCTGAAG ATGGCCCAATGGAAGAGTCCAAACCAAAGCCCAG GTCATTCATGCCCAACTTGGTGCCTCCCAAGATCCCCGATGGAGAGAGAGTGGACTTTGAT GACATCCACCGGAAGCGCATGGAGAAGGACCTGAATGAGTTGCAGGCGCTGATCGAGGCTCACTTTGAGaacaggaagaaggaggaggaggagctcgTTTCTCTCAAAGACAGGATC GAGAGACGTCGGGCAGAGCGGGCCGAGCAGCAGCGCATCCGGAATGAGCGGGAGAAGGAGCGGCAGAACCGCCTAGCT GAAGAGAGGGCTCGacgagaggaggaggagaacagGAGGAAGGCTGAGGATGAGGCCCGGAAGAAGAAGGCTTTGTCCAACATGATGCATTTTGGGGGTTACATCCAGAAG GCCCAG ACAGAGCGGAAAAGTGGGAAGAGGCAGACCGAGcgggaaaagaagaagaagattctGGCCGAAAGGAGGAAGGTGCTGGCCATCGACCACCTGAATGAAGATCAGctgag GGAGAAGGCCAAGGAGCTGTGGCAGAGCATCTATAACTTGGAGGCAGAGAAGTTCGACCTGCAGGAGAAGTTCAAGCAGCAGAAATATGAG ATCAATGTTCTCCGAAACAGGATCAATGATAACCAGAAAGT CTCCAAGACCCGCGGGAAGGCCAAAGTCACCGGGCGCTGGAAATAG
- the TNNT2 gene encoding troponin T, cardiac muscle isoform X2 — MSDTEEVVEEYEEEEQEEAAVEEEEDWREDEDEQEEAAEEDPEAEAETEETRAEDGEEEEVKEAEDGPMEESKPKPRSFMPNLVPPKIPDGERVDFDDIHRKRMEKDLNELQALIEAHFENRKKEEEELVSLKDRIERRRAERAEQQRIRNEREKERQNRLAEERARREEEENRRKAEDEARKKKALSNMMHFGGYIQKQAQTERKSGKRQTEREKKKKILAERRKVLAIDHLNEDQLREKAKELWQSIYNLEAEKFDLQEKFKQQKYEINVLRNRINDNQKVSKTRGKAKVTGRWK, encoded by the exons ATGTCTGACACGGAAGAGGTGGTGGAAGAGTACGAGGAGGA GGAGCAGGAAG AAGCAGCTGTTGAAG AAGAGGAGGACTGGAGAGAGGACGAAGACG AGCAGGAGGAGGCAGCGGAAGAGGATCCTGAAGCAGAGGCTGAGACCGAGGAGACCAGGGCAGAAG atggagaagaagaggaagtgaAGGAGGCTGAAG ATGGCCCAATGGAAGAGTCCAAACCAAAGCCCAG GTCATTCATGCCCAACTTGGTGCCTCCCAAGATCCCCGATGGAGAGAGAGTGGACTTTGAT GACATCCACCGGAAGCGCATGGAGAAGGACCTGAATGAGTTGCAGGCGCTGATCGAGGCTCACTTTGAGaacaggaagaaggaggaggaggagctcgTTTCTCTCAAAGACAGGATC GAGAGACGTCGGGCAGAGCGGGCCGAGCAGCAGCGCATCCGGAATGAGCGGGAGAAGGAGCGGCAGAACCGCCTAGCT GAAGAGAGGGCTCGacgagaggaggaggagaacagGAGGAAGGCTGAGGATGAGGCCCGGAAGAAGAAGGCTTTGTCCAACATGATGCATTTTGGGGGTTACATCCAGAAG CAGGCCCAG ACAGAGCGGAAAAGTGGGAAGAGGCAGACCGAGcgggaaaagaagaagaagattctGGCCGAAAGGAGGAAGGTGCTGGCCATCGACCACCTGAATGAAGATCAGctgag GGAGAAGGCCAAGGAGCTGTGGCAGAGCATCTATAACTTGGAGGCAGAGAAGTTCGACCTGCAGGAGAAGTTCAAGCAGCAGAAATATGAG ATCAATGTTCTCCGAAACAGGATCAATGATAACCAGAAAGT CTCCAAGACCCGCGGGAAGGCCAAAGTCACCGGGCGCTGGAAATAG
- the TNNT2 gene encoding troponin T, cardiac muscle isoform X1 — protein sequence MSDTEEVVEEYEEEEQEEAAVEEEEDWREDEDEQEEAAEEDPEAEAETEETRAEEDGEEEEVKEAEDGPMEESKPKPRSFMPNLVPPKIPDGERVDFDDIHRKRMEKDLNELQALIEAHFENRKKEEEELVSLKDRIERRRAERAEQQRIRNEREKERQNRLAEERARREEEENRRKAEDEARKKKALSNMMHFGGYIQKQAQTERKSGKRQTEREKKKKILAERRKVLAIDHLNEDQLREKAKELWQSIYNLEAEKFDLQEKFKQQKYEINVLRNRINDNQKVSKTRGKAKVTGRWK from the exons ATGTCTGACACGGAAGAGGTGGTGGAAGAGTACGAGGAGGA GGAGCAGGAAG AAGCAGCTGTTGAAG AAGAGGAGGACTGGAGAGAGGACGAAGACG AGCAGGAGGAGGCAGCGGAAGAGGATCCTGAAGCAGAGGCTGAGACCGAGGAGACCAGGGCAGAAG AAgatggagaagaagaggaagtgaAGGAGGCTGAAG ATGGCCCAATGGAAGAGTCCAAACCAAAGCCCAG GTCATTCATGCCCAACTTGGTGCCTCCCAAGATCCCCGATGGAGAGAGAGTGGACTTTGAT GACATCCACCGGAAGCGCATGGAGAAGGACCTGAATGAGTTGCAGGCGCTGATCGAGGCTCACTTTGAGaacaggaagaaggaggaggaggagctcgTTTCTCTCAAAGACAGGATC GAGAGACGTCGGGCAGAGCGGGCCGAGCAGCAGCGCATCCGGAATGAGCGGGAGAAGGAGCGGCAGAACCGCCTAGCT GAAGAGAGGGCTCGacgagaggaggaggagaacagGAGGAAGGCTGAGGATGAGGCCCGGAAGAAGAAGGCTTTGTCCAACATGATGCATTTTGGGGGTTACATCCAGAAG CAGGCCCAG ACAGAGCGGAAAAGTGGGAAGAGGCAGACCGAGcgggaaaagaagaagaagattctGGCCGAAAGGAGGAAGGTGCTGGCCATCGACCACCTGAATGAAGATCAGctgag GGAGAAGGCCAAGGAGCTGTGGCAGAGCATCTATAACTTGGAGGCAGAGAAGTTCGACCTGCAGGAGAAGTTCAAGCAGCAGAAATATGAG ATCAATGTTCTCCGAAACAGGATCAATGATAACCAGAAAGT CTCCAAGACCCGCGGGAAGGCCAAAGTCACCGGGCGCTGGAAATAG
- the TNNT2 gene encoding troponin T, cardiac muscle isoform X4: protein MEESKPKPRSFMPNLVPPKIPDGERVDFDDIHRKRMEKDLNELQALIEAHFENRKKEEEELVSLKDRIERRRAERAEQQRIRNEREKERQNRLAEERARREEEENRRKAEDEARKKKALSNMMHFGGYIQKQAQTERKSGKRQTEREKKKKILAERRKVLAIDHLNEDQLREKAKELWQSIYNLEAEKFDLQEKFKQQKYEINVLRNRINDNQKVSKTRGKAKVTGRWK from the exons ATGGAAGAGTCCAAACCAAAGCCCAG GTCATTCATGCCCAACTTGGTGCCTCCCAAGATCCCCGATGGAGAGAGAGTGGACTTTGAT GACATCCACCGGAAGCGCATGGAGAAGGACCTGAATGAGTTGCAGGCGCTGATCGAGGCTCACTTTGAGaacaggaagaaggaggaggaggagctcgTTTCTCTCAAAGACAGGATC GAGAGACGTCGGGCAGAGCGGGCCGAGCAGCAGCGCATCCGGAATGAGCGGGAGAAGGAGCGGCAGAACCGCCTAGCT GAAGAGAGGGCTCGacgagaggaggaggagaacagGAGGAAGGCTGAGGATGAGGCCCGGAAGAAGAAGGCTTTGTCCAACATGATGCATTTTGGGGGTTACATCCAGAAG CAGGCCCAG ACAGAGCGGAAAAGTGGGAAGAGGCAGACCGAGcgggaaaagaagaagaagattctGGCCGAAAGGAGGAAGGTGCTGGCCATCGACCACCTGAATGAAGATCAGctgag GGAGAAGGCCAAGGAGCTGTGGCAGAGCATCTATAACTTGGAGGCAGAGAAGTTCGACCTGCAGGAGAAGTTCAAGCAGCAGAAATATGAG ATCAATGTTCTCCGAAACAGGATCAATGATAACCAGAAAGT CTCCAAGACCCGCGGGAAGGCCAAAGTCACCGGGCGCTGGAAATAG